The following coding sequences are from one Gossypium hirsutum isolate 1008001.06 chromosome A12, Gossypium_hirsutum_v2.1, whole genome shotgun sequence window:
- the LOC107928446 gene encoding non-lysosomal glucosylceramidase isoform X1, which yields MSERKILDNGFDGDKDTSNHSINKVDTGKPPSLTWRRKLNGEGRVPSMFTLTFQEKLQMAPIGIRLWQLIRENSAKGRRGVIIDPFAKRYITSSHGIPLGGVGAGSIGRSYKGEFQRWQLFPRICEEKPVLANQFSVFVSRSSGKKYSSVLCPASSELVKEDAVSGIGSWDWNLRGNNSTYHALYPRAWTVYEGEPDPELKIVCRQISPVIPDNYKESSFPVSAFTFTLYNNGNTNAEVTLLFTWANSVGGVSGFSGHHSNSKIMMKDGVHGVLLHHMTADEQPPVTFAIAAQETDGIRISECPCFLISGNSQGITAKEMWQEIKEHGSFEHLKSTEASVPSEQGSSIGAAIAASVTIPSDAVRTVNFSLAWDCPEVNFMGGKTYYRRYTKFYGSNGDAAANIAHDAILEHNSWESQIETWQRPVLQDKRFPEWYPVTLFNELYYLNSGGTIWTDGSSPVHSLESIGGKKFSLDKSQLGLKSIIGVPHKNDTAIDILGRMTSILEQIHTPITSNSALGTNLLQEGEENIGQFLYLEGIEYHMWNTYDVHFYASFALIMLFPKLQLSIQRDFAAAVMMHDPSKMKLLHDGQLVPRKVLGAVPHDIGMADPWFEVNAYCLYDTDQWKDLNPKFVLQVYRDVIATGDKKFAQAVWPSVYVAMAYMDQFDKDGDGMIENDGFPDQTYDTWSVSGVSAYSGGLWVAALQAASALAHEVGDKGSEDYFWYKFLKAKDVYQKLWNGSYFNYDNSGSRTSSSIQADQLAGQWYARACGLFPIVDEDKARSVLEKVYNYNVLKVKGGKRGAVNGMLPDGRVDMSSMQAREIWSGVTYAVAATMIHEDLVDMAFHTASGIFESVWSEEGLGYSFQTPEAWNTDDQYRSLTYMRPLAIWAMQWALSRPKLPKQELKPEMEADSLRIHHAGFSKVARLLKLPGDQRSKSLLQIMFDYTCKRMLT from the exons ATGTCTGAGAGAAAGATCCTGGATAATGGTTTTGATGGAGATAAAGACACATCTAATCATTCAATAAATAAG GTTGACACTGGGAAACCGCCATCACTGACTTGGAGGCGAAAACTAAATGGTGAGGGACGAGTTCCTTCAATGTTCACTCTAACTTTTCAAGAGAAGCTTCAGATG GCTCCCATAGGTATTCGGCTGTGGCAGCTGATCCGAGAAAACTCAGCCAAAGGAAGG CGGGGTGTTATTATCGACCCGTTTGCTAAGCGCTATATCACATCTTCTCACGGTATTCCTCTAGGTGGTGTTGG TGCTGGAAGCATTGGAAGAAGTTACAAAGGTGAATTTCAGCGCTGGCAACTATTTCCTAGAATATGTGAAGAGAAACCAGTTTTAGCGAATCAGTTTTCT GTTTTTGTTTCACGCTCAAGCGGCAAAAAGTATTCCAGTGTACTGTGCCCAGCAAGTTCTGAGCTAGTCAA AGAAGATGCAGTTTCTGGAATTGGTTCCTGGGACTGGAATCTGAGGGGTAATAATTCTACATATCATGCTTTATACCCAAGGGCTTGGACAGTATATGAAG GTGAACCTGACCCAGAACTTAAAATTGTTTGTCGGCAAATTTCACCTGTCATTCCTGATAATTACAAAGAAAGCAGCTTTCCCGTTTCAGCTTTTACTTTCACC CTATATAATAATGGAAACACCAATGCAGAGGTCACGTTGCTTTTCACTTGGGCT AATTCCGTGGGAGGAGTATCTGGATTTTCTGGTCATCACTCCAATTCAAAAATAAT GATGAAGGATGGTGTGCACGGTGTCCTTTTACATCACAT GACTGCAGATGAACAACCTCCTGTGACTTTTGCAATCGCTGCCCAGGAAACCGATGGCATTCGTATTTCAGAGTGCCCCTGCTTTTTGATATCCGGAAACTCACAAGGCATAACTGCAAAAGAAATGTGGCAAGAAATAAAAGAG CATGGCTCCTTTGAGCATTTAAAATCCACTGAAGCATCAGTGCCTTCAGAACAAGGGTCGTCTATCGGGGCAGCCATTGCAGCTTCTGTGACAATTCCATCTGATGCTGTACGTACTGTTAATTTTTCATTGGCATGGGACTGTCCTGAAGTAAACTTTATGGGTGGAAAGACTTATTACAG GCGCTATACGAAGTTCTATGGATCTAATGGGGATGCTGCAGCAAATATTGCACATGATGCTATTCTTG AGCACAACAGTTGGGAATCACAAATCGAAACATGGCAAAGGCCTGTACTCCAAGACAAGAGGTTTCCTGAATG GTACCCCGTCACTTTATTCAATGAGCTCTATTATCTTAATTCAGGGGGAACGATTTGGACAG ATGGGTCATCTCCGGTCCATAGTTTAGAAAGCATTGGAGGAAAGAAGTTTTCCCTTGATAAATCCCAGTTGGGATTGAAAAGCATAATTGGTGTTCCCCATAAAAATGATACTGCCATTGACATTTTGGGAAGGATGACTTCTATACTCGAGCAAATACACACTCCAATTACATCAAATTCGGCTTTAGGAACAAATTTGCTTCAAGAAGGAGAGGAAAATATTGGTCAATTCCTTTATCTTGAAGGAATTGAGTATCACATGTGGAACACCTATGATGTCCATTTTTATGCATCTTTTGCACTAATCATGTTATTTCCAAAACTACAACTCAGCATCCAAAGAGACTTTGCAGCTGCAGTAATGATGCATGATCCTAGTAAGATGAAACTTTTACATGATGGACAACTGGTACCGAGAAAGGTTCTTGGAGCTGTTCCACATGATATTGGAATGGCTGACCCATGGTTTGAAGTAAATGCATACTGCCTTTATGACACTGATCAATGGAAAGACTTGAATCCAAAATTTGTTCTCCAAGTTTACAGGGATGTCATTGCCACAGGTGACAAAAAGTTTGCGCAAGCCGTTTGGCCCTCTGTTTATGTTGCAATGGCTTATATGGATCAATTTGACAAGGATGGTGATGGGATGATTGAGAATGACGGCTTCCCTGATCAGACATATGATACGTGGTCTGTATCTGGTGTAAGTGCCTATAGTGGTGGGCTATGGGTGGCAGCCTTACAGGCTGCATCAGCCTTGGCACATGAAGTAGGAGACAAGGGTTCTGAAGATTATTTTTGGTACAAGTTTCTGAAAGCAAAAGACGTCTATCAGAAATTGTGGAATGGCTCTTACTTTAATTATGACAACAGTGGCAGTCGCACAAGTTCATCTATTCAGGCTGATCAATTGGCTGGCCAATG GTATGCAAGGGCATGTGGTCTTTTTCCAATAGTCGATGAAGACAAAGCAAGAAGTGTGTTAGAGAAGGTATACAACTACAATGTCTTAAAAGTGAAAGGTGGAAAGCGGGGGGCTGTAAATGGGATGCTGCCTGATGGAAGAGTTGATATGTCATCCATGCAAGCAAGGGAAATATGGTCTGGAGTTACATATGCGGTGGCTGCAACAATGATCCATGAAGATTTGGTGGATATGGCATTTCATACTGCAAGTGGCATCTTTGAATCAGTGTGGTCTGAAGAAGGACTAGG TTACTCATTTCAAACTCCGGAAGCTTGGAACACAGATGATCAATACAGGTCTCTAACTTACATGCGCCCGTTGGCCATATGGGCAATGCAATGGGCCTTATCAAGACCAAAACTTCCAAAGCAGGAGCTAAAACCTGAAATGGAGGCAGATTCGCTACGTATACACCATGCCGGCTTCTCCAAAGTTGCTCGCCTTCTAAAATTGCCTGGAGATCAAAGATCCAAAAGTCTTTTACAGATTATGTTCGATTATACTTGCAAGAGAATGTTGACTTGA
- the LOC107928446 gene encoding non-lysosomal glucosylceramidase isoform X2, producing MFTLTFQEKLQMAPIGIRLWQLIRENSAKGRRGVIIDPFAKRYITSSHGIPLGGVGAGSIGRSYKGEFQRWQLFPRICEEKPVLANQFSVFVSRSSGKKYSSVLCPASSELVKEDAVSGIGSWDWNLRGNNSTYHALYPRAWTVYEGEPDPELKIVCRQISPVIPDNYKESSFPVSAFTFTLYNNGNTNAEVTLLFTWANSVGGVSGFSGHHSNSKIMMKDGVHGVLLHHMTADEQPPVTFAIAAQETDGIRISECPCFLISGNSQGITAKEMWQEIKEHGSFEHLKSTEASVPSEQGSSIGAAIAASVTIPSDAVRTVNFSLAWDCPEVNFMGGKTYYRRYTKFYGSNGDAAANIAHDAILEHNSWESQIETWQRPVLQDKRFPEWYPVTLFNELYYLNSGGTIWTDGSSPVHSLESIGGKKFSLDKSQLGLKSIIGVPHKNDTAIDILGRMTSILEQIHTPITSNSALGTNLLQEGEENIGQFLYLEGIEYHMWNTYDVHFYASFALIMLFPKLQLSIQRDFAAAVMMHDPSKMKLLHDGQLVPRKVLGAVPHDIGMADPWFEVNAYCLYDTDQWKDLNPKFVLQVYRDVIATGDKKFAQAVWPSVYVAMAYMDQFDKDGDGMIENDGFPDQTYDTWSVSGVSAYSGGLWVAALQAASALAHEVGDKGSEDYFWYKFLKAKDVYQKLWNGSYFNYDNSGSRTSSSIQADQLAGQWYARACGLFPIVDEDKARSVLEKVYNYNVLKVKGGKRGAVNGMLPDGRVDMSSMQAREIWSGVTYAVAATMIHEDLVDMAFHTASGIFESVWSEEGLGYSFQTPEAWNTDDQYRSLTYMRPLAIWAMQWALSRPKLPKQELKPEMEADSLRIHHAGFSKVARLLKLPGDQRSKSLLQIMFDYTCKRMLT from the exons ATGTTCACTCTAACTTTTCAAGAGAAGCTTCAGATG GCTCCCATAGGTATTCGGCTGTGGCAGCTGATCCGAGAAAACTCAGCCAAAGGAAGG CGGGGTGTTATTATCGACCCGTTTGCTAAGCGCTATATCACATCTTCTCACGGTATTCCTCTAGGTGGTGTTGG TGCTGGAAGCATTGGAAGAAGTTACAAAGGTGAATTTCAGCGCTGGCAACTATTTCCTAGAATATGTGAAGAGAAACCAGTTTTAGCGAATCAGTTTTCT GTTTTTGTTTCACGCTCAAGCGGCAAAAAGTATTCCAGTGTACTGTGCCCAGCAAGTTCTGAGCTAGTCAA AGAAGATGCAGTTTCTGGAATTGGTTCCTGGGACTGGAATCTGAGGGGTAATAATTCTACATATCATGCTTTATACCCAAGGGCTTGGACAGTATATGAAG GTGAACCTGACCCAGAACTTAAAATTGTTTGTCGGCAAATTTCACCTGTCATTCCTGATAATTACAAAGAAAGCAGCTTTCCCGTTTCAGCTTTTACTTTCACC CTATATAATAATGGAAACACCAATGCAGAGGTCACGTTGCTTTTCACTTGGGCT AATTCCGTGGGAGGAGTATCTGGATTTTCTGGTCATCACTCCAATTCAAAAATAAT GATGAAGGATGGTGTGCACGGTGTCCTTTTACATCACAT GACTGCAGATGAACAACCTCCTGTGACTTTTGCAATCGCTGCCCAGGAAACCGATGGCATTCGTATTTCAGAGTGCCCCTGCTTTTTGATATCCGGAAACTCACAAGGCATAACTGCAAAAGAAATGTGGCAAGAAATAAAAGAG CATGGCTCCTTTGAGCATTTAAAATCCACTGAAGCATCAGTGCCTTCAGAACAAGGGTCGTCTATCGGGGCAGCCATTGCAGCTTCTGTGACAATTCCATCTGATGCTGTACGTACTGTTAATTTTTCATTGGCATGGGACTGTCCTGAAGTAAACTTTATGGGTGGAAAGACTTATTACAG GCGCTATACGAAGTTCTATGGATCTAATGGGGATGCTGCAGCAAATATTGCACATGATGCTATTCTTG AGCACAACAGTTGGGAATCACAAATCGAAACATGGCAAAGGCCTGTACTCCAAGACAAGAGGTTTCCTGAATG GTACCCCGTCACTTTATTCAATGAGCTCTATTATCTTAATTCAGGGGGAACGATTTGGACAG ATGGGTCATCTCCGGTCCATAGTTTAGAAAGCATTGGAGGAAAGAAGTTTTCCCTTGATAAATCCCAGTTGGGATTGAAAAGCATAATTGGTGTTCCCCATAAAAATGATACTGCCATTGACATTTTGGGAAGGATGACTTCTATACTCGAGCAAATACACACTCCAATTACATCAAATTCGGCTTTAGGAACAAATTTGCTTCAAGAAGGAGAGGAAAATATTGGTCAATTCCTTTATCTTGAAGGAATTGAGTATCACATGTGGAACACCTATGATGTCCATTTTTATGCATCTTTTGCACTAATCATGTTATTTCCAAAACTACAACTCAGCATCCAAAGAGACTTTGCAGCTGCAGTAATGATGCATGATCCTAGTAAGATGAAACTTTTACATGATGGACAACTGGTACCGAGAAAGGTTCTTGGAGCTGTTCCACATGATATTGGAATGGCTGACCCATGGTTTGAAGTAAATGCATACTGCCTTTATGACACTGATCAATGGAAAGACTTGAATCCAAAATTTGTTCTCCAAGTTTACAGGGATGTCATTGCCACAGGTGACAAAAAGTTTGCGCAAGCCGTTTGGCCCTCTGTTTATGTTGCAATGGCTTATATGGATCAATTTGACAAGGATGGTGATGGGATGATTGAGAATGACGGCTTCCCTGATCAGACATATGATACGTGGTCTGTATCTGGTGTAAGTGCCTATAGTGGTGGGCTATGGGTGGCAGCCTTACAGGCTGCATCAGCCTTGGCACATGAAGTAGGAGACAAGGGTTCTGAAGATTATTTTTGGTACAAGTTTCTGAAAGCAAAAGACGTCTATCAGAAATTGTGGAATGGCTCTTACTTTAATTATGACAACAGTGGCAGTCGCACAAGTTCATCTATTCAGGCTGATCAATTGGCTGGCCAATG GTATGCAAGGGCATGTGGTCTTTTTCCAATAGTCGATGAAGACAAAGCAAGAAGTGTGTTAGAGAAGGTATACAACTACAATGTCTTAAAAGTGAAAGGTGGAAAGCGGGGGGCTGTAAATGGGATGCTGCCTGATGGAAGAGTTGATATGTCATCCATGCAAGCAAGGGAAATATGGTCTGGAGTTACATATGCGGTGGCTGCAACAATGATCCATGAAGATTTGGTGGATATGGCATTTCATACTGCAAGTGGCATCTTTGAATCAGTGTGGTCTGAAGAAGGACTAGG TTACTCATTTCAAACTCCGGAAGCTTGGAACACAGATGATCAATACAGGTCTCTAACTTACATGCGCCCGTTGGCCATATGGGCAATGCAATGGGCCTTATCAAGACCAAAACTTCCAAAGCAGGAGCTAAAACCTGAAATGGAGGCAGATTCGCTACGTATACACCATGCCGGCTTCTCCAAAGTTGCTCGCCTTCTAAAATTGCCTGGAGATCAAAGATCCAAAAGTCTTTTACAGATTATGTTCGATTATACTTGCAAGAGAATGTTGACTTGA
- the LOC107928461 gene encoding 30-kDa cleavage and polyadenylation specificity factor 30 isoform X1 gives MDDAEGGLSFDFEGGLDAGPTAPTASMPVVNSDPSAANNTNNFTAPGGVQASINDPVANQGGGAGRRSFRQTVCRHWLRSLCMKGDACGFLHQYDKSRMPVCRFFRLFGECREQDCVYKHTNEDIKECNMYKLGFCPNGPDCRYRHAKFPGPPPPVEEVLQKIQQLSAYNYNNKFYQQRNAGFPQQTEKSQIPQAQNNVNQGAAGKPSATESTNVQQQQQQQQVQQPQQQVSQTQIQNVPNGQSNQANRTAIPLPQGISRYFIVKSCNRENLELSVQQGVWATQRSNEAKLNEAFDSAENVILVFSVNRTRHFQGCAKMTSKIGGSVAGGNWKYAHGTAHYGRNFSVKWLKLCELSFHKTRHLRNPYNENLPVKISRDCQELEPSVGEQLASLLYLEPDSELMAISLAAESKREEEKAKGVNSDNAENPDIVPFEDNEEEEEEESEEEDESFGAAAQGRGRGRGIMWPPHMPLGRGARPMPGMRGFPPMMMGGDGFSYGPVTPDGFGMPDLFGAPRPFAPYGPRFSGDFTGPASGMMFPGRPPQPGGMFPSGGIGMMMGPGRAPFMGGMGPTGTNPARGGRPVGMPPMFPLPPAPASQNSGRAIKRDQRTPTNDRSSAGSEQGRGQEMGGPGGGLDDETQYQQEGQKAHHEDQFAAGNGFRNDDSESEDEAPRRSRHGEGKKKRRGLEGDVATASDH, from the exons ATGGATGACGCGGAGGGAGGTCTCAGCTTCGATTTCGAGGGCGGTCTCGATGCCGGCCCTACCGCCCCCACTGCCTCCATGCCTGTCGTCAATTCCGATCCTTCTGCCGCCAACAATACCAACAATTTTACCGCCCCTGGTGGTGTTCAGGCTTCGATAAATGATCCCGTCGCAAATCAAGGTGGTGGAGCTGGCCGAAGGAGCTTCCGTCAGACTGTGTGCCGGCATTGGCTCCGCAGTCTCTGCATGAAGGGTGATGCCTGTGGCTTCCTTCACCAGTACGACAAGTCCCGCATGCCCGTCTGCCGTTTTTTTCGGCTTTTTGGTGAGTGCCGGGAGCAAGATTGTGTGTACAAACACACCAACGAGGATATCAAAGAGTGTAACAT GTACAAGCTAGGTTTTTGTCCTAATGGTCCTGACTGCCGATATAGGCATGCAAAGTTCCCAGGACCTCCTCCTCCTGTGGAAGAAGTCCTGCAGAAGATTCAGCAATTAAGTGCTTACAATTATAACAACAAATTTTATCAACAGCGGAATGCTGGCTTCCCCCAACAAACTGAAAAATCACAGATTCCACAAGCACAAAACAATGTAAACCAAGGAGCAGCTGGAAAACCTTCAGCAACTGAATCTACTAAcgtgcagcagcagcagcagcaacaacaaGTTCAACAACCGCAACAACAGGTCAGCCAGACCCAGATACAAAATGTCCCCAATGGTCAGTCTAACCAGGCAAACAGAACTGCTATACCTTTGCCTCAAGGAATATCTAG GtattttattgttaaaagttGCAACCGTGAAAATCTGGAACTATCTGTTCAACAAGGAGTATGGGCAACTCAAAGAAGCAATGAGGCTAAACTGAATGAAGCTTTTGATTCTGCTGAAAATGTGATTTTGGTCTTCTCCGTTAACCGTACACGGCATTTCCAG GGTTGTGCCAAAATGACATCCAAAATTGGTGGATCTGTTGCTGGAGGCAACTGGAAATATGCTCATGGAACTGCACATTATGGACGTAATTTCTCGGTAAAATGGTTAAAG TTATGTGAGCTGTCTTTCCACAAAACTCGGCATTTGAGGAACCCCTACAATGAGAACTTACCAGTGAAG ATAAGTAGAGATTGCCAGGAGTTAGAGCCTTCTGTTGGTGAGCAGTTGGCCTCCTTGCTTTATCTTGAGCCAGATAGTGAGCTTATG GCAATTTCACTGGCAGCAGAATcaaaaagagaagaagagaaagcAAAGGGAGTCAATTCAGATAATGCAGAGAACCCTGACATTGTTCCATTTGAGGACAatgaagaagaggaagaggaagaaagTGAGGAGGAGGATGAAAGCTTTGGTGCTGCAGCTCAGGGCAGAGGAAGAGGCAGAGGAATCATGTGGCCCCCTCACATGCCGCTAGGCCGTGGTGCCAGACCCATGCCTGGAATGCGAGGTTTTCCACCGATGATGATGGGTGGTGATGGCTTTTCTTATGGACCAGTTACACCTGATGGTTTTGGGATGCCAGATCTTTTTGGTGCTCCTCGTCCTTTTGCACCGTATGGACCCAGGTTTTCTGGAGATTTTACAGGTCCTGCATCTGGCATGATGTTTCCAGGGCGACCTCCACAGCCTGGGGGAATGTTTCCATCTGGTGGAATTGGGATGATGATGGGTCCAGGGCGTGCACCATTTATGGGGGGTATGGGGCCCACAGGTACTAATCCTGCTCGAGGTGGCCGGCCCGTTGGCATGCCTCCTATGTTTCCCCTACCTCCAGCACCTGCCTCTCAGAACTCTGGCCGGGCTATTAAAAGAGATCAGAGGACACCGACCAATGACAGATCTAGTGCAGGATCAGAGCAGGGTAGAGGTCAGGAAATGGGTGGTCCAGGGGGCGGGTTGGACGATGAGACACAGTATCAGCAAGAAGGACAAAAGGCCCACCATGAAGATCAGTTTGCTGCAGGCAACGGCTTCAGAAATGATGACAGTGAAAGTGAGGATGAGGCACCCAGGAGGTCAAGGCATGGGGAGGGGAAGAAGAAACGGAGAGGCTTGGAAGGAGATGTTGCCACTGCTTCTGATCACTAG
- the LOC107928461 gene encoding 30-kDa cleavage and polyadenylation specificity factor 30 isoform X2, translating to MDDAEGGLSFDFEGGLDAGPTAPTASMPVVNSDPSAANNTNNFTAPGGVQASINDPVANQGGGAGRRSFRQTVCRHWLRSLCMKGDACGFLHQYDKSRMPVCRFFRLFGECREQDCVYKHTNEDIKECNMYKLGFCPNGPDCRYRHAKFPGPPPPVEEVLQKIQQLSAYNYNNKFYQQRNAGFPQQTEKSQIPQAQNNVNQGAAGKPSATESTNVQQQQQQQQVQQPQQQVSQTQIQNVPNGQSNQANRTAIPLPQGISRYFIVKSCNRENLELSVQQGVWATQRSNEAKLNEAFDSAENVILVFSVNRTRHFQGCAKMTSKIGGSVAGGNWKYAHGTAHYGRNFSVKWLKLCELSFHKTRHLRNPYNENLPVKISRDCQELEPSVGEQLASLLYLEPDSELMAISLAFCLGFGIAFILPCFWLR from the exons ATGGATGACGCGGAGGGAGGTCTCAGCTTCGATTTCGAGGGCGGTCTCGATGCCGGCCCTACCGCCCCCACTGCCTCCATGCCTGTCGTCAATTCCGATCCTTCTGCCGCCAACAATACCAACAATTTTACCGCCCCTGGTGGTGTTCAGGCTTCGATAAATGATCCCGTCGCAAATCAAGGTGGTGGAGCTGGCCGAAGGAGCTTCCGTCAGACTGTGTGCCGGCATTGGCTCCGCAGTCTCTGCATGAAGGGTGATGCCTGTGGCTTCCTTCACCAGTACGACAAGTCCCGCATGCCCGTCTGCCGTTTTTTTCGGCTTTTTGGTGAGTGCCGGGAGCAAGATTGTGTGTACAAACACACCAACGAGGATATCAAAGAGTGTAACAT GTACAAGCTAGGTTTTTGTCCTAATGGTCCTGACTGCCGATATAGGCATGCAAAGTTCCCAGGACCTCCTCCTCCTGTGGAAGAAGTCCTGCAGAAGATTCAGCAATTAAGTGCTTACAATTATAACAACAAATTTTATCAACAGCGGAATGCTGGCTTCCCCCAACAAACTGAAAAATCACAGATTCCACAAGCACAAAACAATGTAAACCAAGGAGCAGCTGGAAAACCTTCAGCAACTGAATCTACTAAcgtgcagcagcagcagcagcaacaacaaGTTCAACAACCGCAACAACAGGTCAGCCAGACCCAGATACAAAATGTCCCCAATGGTCAGTCTAACCAGGCAAACAGAACTGCTATACCTTTGCCTCAAGGAATATCTAG GtattttattgttaaaagttGCAACCGTGAAAATCTGGAACTATCTGTTCAACAAGGAGTATGGGCAACTCAAAGAAGCAATGAGGCTAAACTGAATGAAGCTTTTGATTCTGCTGAAAATGTGATTTTGGTCTTCTCCGTTAACCGTACACGGCATTTCCAG GGTTGTGCCAAAATGACATCCAAAATTGGTGGATCTGTTGCTGGAGGCAACTGGAAATATGCTCATGGAACTGCACATTATGGACGTAATTTCTCGGTAAAATGGTTAAAG TTATGTGAGCTGTCTTTCCACAAAACTCGGCATTTGAGGAACCCCTACAATGAGAACTTACCAGTGAAG ATAAGTAGAGATTGCCAGGAGTTAGAGCCTTCTGTTGGTGAGCAGTTGGCCTCCTTGCTTTATCTTGAGCCAGATAGTGAGCTTATG GCAATTTCACTGGCATTTTGTTTGGGTTTTGGCATTGCTTTCATTTTGCCATGCTTTTGGTTGAGATAA